The genomic stretch GGTCCTATATAATTGTGCAGGCATTTCCTGACATCAGAAAACTGCTCATGAACCTACACCTAGCTTAACCATGTCATTGCTCGAGGTTTAATATGTGATTTTTATGCATAAACTATCAACGAGAATTGGAAAGATAAAGACTGAAAATGCTGCCTTTGCCATGTAAGTTCTACAATTGTTtatctgttcttttcttttctttttctgatgCAGGTATTACTCACATAGCAACGACTACCTGGAAATTTGTCGTAGCTACAAGTCAATATATGAGATCCCATCTGTGAAAGATGATCCTTCACAGTGGATTCCGGTAATTGCAGCtatcctcttctttcttcttcttcttcttctttttctttctttttcccccTCCCTCTGGCTTTTGAAATTCTCATATGAGATTCTTAACTTGTAGCTCCTAAGGAAAATTTGCTGGTATTTAGTGCTGTCGCCATATGATCCGATGCAATCAAGCCTTCTAAACTCTACACTGGAAGATAAAAATCTTTCTGAAATTCCAAATTTCCGGTATGATTTTAATGGACTTATTTACTGCCTCTTCTTGAATGCATTCCTGCTTTTATGTCATGAAATTATCCAGATGTCATCCATCAAATATCTTCTGATGCATGCCTGTCCGTCCTGTTGTTGGATGGATGCACCACCTCAGCGTGCTATTAAAGAAGCTGATTACAATGGAGGTGATCCAGTGGACGGCTCTTTGGGAGACATATAAGGATGAGTTTGAGAATGAGAAGAATATGCTTGGAGGTTCTTTATGTGACAAGGCAGTGGAAGATCTTCGACAAAGAATAATTGAACATGTAAATCAGCTTATCTGACCCACACACACACTCTTTTCCTTCTTCTGGAAGCCTTTCCTCTATTCATGTCTGGTTTCTATTTTTCAGAACATCCTCGTTGTGTCAAAATATTATTCAAGGATTACATTGAAAAGGCTTGGAGCGCTGTTGTGCCTCAGCTTACAGGTCTGTTACCTTCACTTTGTTGGAAATGATCTTTTATGTGTATATTTCTTTCCATTGTGTTAATTATTCATAAATCCTCACAATGTAGCCATCCACATATGCATGTGTACGTGCACACTACTTCAGCTATGCTATGATAATCTTtgtcatagagagagagagagagagagagagagagagagagagagagagagagagagagagagagatttgggtaCAATTTGATGAGCGGTTATATGGTGAGAGATTCGTCATGCAGTTATTAGATGCAGATAAATGAAgctttttatttgttttattggCAAAATAAATCTGTATACAAGTATTATAGATGGCTATCCTAGAGCCTGGCATTCTACAATGTATCCGATCTCTCTCCATATATACTCCACCGATGCAGCTGTAAACTTCAAATCGGTTTTCTGTCAACCTGTGAGAGCTCCAATTTCTGTAGCTGGGAATTTGTGAGGGATATGATTGTTAGGAATATGGGAAACTGTCAGTTTTCTGGGTTTTGGAGACGTGCTGCGTGCTTAACAAAATTCAAAGTGGGTTTCCCGTAGGATTATCCATTGAATTCCATTATTTGTATGTAATAAGATCTTTCAGGAATGCAAGAAAGTGGCTTCACTTATCTCAATCGATGATAGAGTAGTTTGGCAACAGTTAAAATTTACGTATGTTTTGAGCCCATGTCTATCTGCTTTTTATCTCAGGAAGCAGAGAAACACCTCTCAGAGATGGTCGTCTCGAAGTCTCTGGTAGCGAAGATCGACAGGCTAATGGGGATAGTATGCTTTCAGGTAGCCAAGGACAGCAATGACGTCCTCAACTCTTGGGCAATGAACTTGGAGAAGCTACTGGACCTTGTTGAGAAGAGCTGCCATCAGATACACAAGGAAACCATGGTTCATAAGGCTGCCCTCAAAGTCTAATTGCCAATTTCAAAATCCCAAGGTAACTGGAAAAAAAGAGGAAGCCGCTTTCACTAGACCTTGggatcaagataatgatgatttggTTCTTTGTTTTGCCGGTCGATTCCAGTGCGCACGTTTTTTCCTATTTGTTTTGGTTGGGATGtgtcattttttatatttttttttatatttctttgtttccttttcttttcttaaaattTAAATCATCGATGTCCGAGGATGCAAAAACCTTATGGATCAGCAAGAAGGGACGTTGAATCTTATATGGCTCTTCCTAGTCAGACAGATGCAGATGAACCTACCAATGTTGTATACAAACACAGAGGTTTTGCCACTGTATTGGTGAAATTGGAATTCGATGTACTTGAGATCGAGAGTCATCTTTCAGGTTTATTTAGTTGCCGTTATGATATTCTCGGCCTATTTTTTTCTCCAAAATCAAAAGAGATGTTATATCTCACGAGGTATTATACAATGATCTGGTGGGAAGTTTGTATTGTGTTATTGTATTTCAGTTTGTGTTGGGGCTATGATTCATCATTAGGGCAATTGATGACTTGATattattggcccatttgatggctCACGAACCAAAGCTGCTGACTTGTGCCATCAATCAAGCAGTTTACTAAAGTGATTtccaaaagaggaaaaaagaaagaaagaaagaaaaggagcaTCAGATTTTTGGTAGCTTGGTTCGATAATTGATTGCAATTAGGGAAGAAAAAAAGTTCAATAATTGATCTAAACTGGCATCATCCAGGGCAAACCTTTGATTGTGTCTCTCAGCAATCGCTTTGGTTGGGTGATCCTGACTCTGCGATTGGGTGAGCaattgatggttaaaaataaaggGGTGACCCTTATCAATTATACAAATAATATTTGGCCATTCAGATAGACCAACTATTGGGGCGGGCGCCAAGGATTGCTAGGGCATGTTTGGTGGTAACAATAGTTCGGAAATGCTTATTTAGGACACTGATTCCATCCtgcctccatgatgtatgtgcttcattcgtgctgttcattcattttgccaaatcattttagtcgTATGTCTCCAAAAATGAGCCTGGTCCAAGGCTCGAGCAGACCACACACTGGGTATTAtgtagaagttttgatcaagctgatatttgtgttttcccttcatccacgtctatgtgaccctatgataGGTTTGGATGAAACACTCCTACCCTGGATAATTTATCCAGTTCTATtgggtctactgtgatgtgtgggttttatccttTTTTCTATATCAATTTAGGGTACAAGCCTGGAAtgggggcagatccaaagctcaagtggaccatgccataggaagcagcagtgatgaTGACACCCACCCTAACTTTCCTAGaggttgtaatgtttatttgccatctaacctgtttatagggtcatatagacctagataaagggaaaacaaaaatataagcttcatccaaaaatttctgcagaataagtttttaatggtgcgcgATCAATCCCCAATTATTAAAACTTAGCTCATTACTACTATAGCATCACCTCATCCTAGTGATGCTTATCGAATCACATGTTAATGTGCTACCAGTTCACTGTTCATCTTTAGGCTTCTAAATGGACCATACCCTCAGCTTTAGATGTCATTCATGTGCCAACCTGTACGTGTGCCATGCCATGTCGGCCGTATATGCTCAATCTCTCCATATTCAACACTGTAAATCTTACAGTGCTGAACATGGAGTGGTTGACCATAAGAAAATGGTACCCATCTATGATTTACAACTTAAAAAGAGTGGTTGGTATGCAAAGATGGATGGACAAAATCGTTAGAAGAAGATTACTCCTGTGGATTGCTGTGATTTTTgacggtccagataggtgatgtgGATACTAAACTGTCCAAATGCAATTAGGTGCATAGAAAGGCTTTGATACACTTGGCCACACTAGATTATTTCTCCTGACAAATACCAACGAAATACTTAGCAAAGGATAGCATCATAGACCTAGCAACATGACTATGTTACTACTAGAAACAAGACCCTTACTAGTCACCTTTTCTCTACCCACTCGCTAGATAGCCAAAACATGGACAGTGCTAATTGATCGTATTGGAAAAGGACCGTCCATCACACGAGTCATACCTTTGGTTCCCTTATCTCCTCACAATCACTTTGATCCAACGATCCTAAGcatttgatcaatggtcagaaAAAGACTTGTCCAAATTAGTTATATTTGTTTGTTTGGACtatttcatcatgtgggtcctgtCTTTAATTGTTCATAACACTTTAATAATCACTTTTGATGTGACCATTCTAACCATTCGATCATGATCACTTGATCAATGGTTCAGAAAATGGACTGTCCAAATATATGTTTGTTTTGGACCATTCCATCATCATGCCCCGCCTTTGATTTCTCAGGACACTTTATAATCACTTTGTTGTGGCCATTCTAACCATTCGATCAGTGGCTAGAAAATGTGGATGTTGCCCACCGATCGTGCTGGAAAACAAGGCTTTGTGATCTTCGAGGGAGGATTTGCCTATTGTGCTTGGGTCTCCGTGCTTGTATCTGGACCCATGTCTCAGTGATccaatgtgaccttatgatttgtgttttatccacactatccatgatttgtgttttatccacactatccatccattttgaaaaattattttggcagatgagcctaaaaatgagtcagatcaaatGCTCAAGTAGAGCATAtataccacacgaaacaatggggattaaatgcctTCAGTTGAAAACCtctttgggccacataagttttggatcaagttgatatttatgtttttttttaatccattcaggtatgtatgaccttatgagcatgttggatggcaagcaaacattacaatgggccttaggaagggttAAACAGTGGGAGTCACTTTCACCtgcttcccttggtgtggtctacttgtccTTTCGATCTACCTCCTTGGATTCATGCATTCAAATGacctttcaaaatagatgaaaggcatggataaagcatatacatcaagatgggccccacagagtccctgGCATGACCATATCTAACTAGGTCATAGTGGGATTAGTACCCAATCGCATCCCTCGTGTTGATGTGTTAGGTGccatggggcccaacgtgatgcacGTGTTTTATACTCAAGCCATCCATTCGGATTTCTAGTttagcatgaacccaaaaaagtagggtgttaatgggctgggcctgagcctaaaaattcaaaattttgagtaGGGCCAACCTAACTGCTTGGcctaaaacagttcaaaatccagattgtgttgttgatagatgtctttaATCTGTACAGTCTGTCAATGAcaggttcaatatcatcgagcaagtttcgatgccatcgaagtcggctcgatatcatcgagtatttTCCAAATTTCCTCTATTAGTTGCTGGATATTTTAGtgtcatttttcgatgacattaaggagtgttcgatgccatcgaagctggGTGGAGCAATcgaaggtttttgaaaaatccatgttTTGTTGTTGGACGGTTTTGAAagttgttcgatatcatcgaaaggagttcgatgacatcgaacagtttCATGCAGAATTTTGCAGATCCACCAGATTTGTGAAATTTATTTCCgatttcatttgggattctttccaaggctatatatatgggtgtaaatgggattgagATGTATTTCAAAGATTTCTAAATCGTTCTACGGTTTCAAatgggtgtaacaagggtgagattcgaggttgttcgaatcgggtaaactctttctctttgtaatttctactttcatagtgatcatttgtcgctttgtgcaaaggttttttctcgaaaggatttttccacattaaatcattGTATTTGCTTGGTGTTATTGGATtgatatcctagattcatctttgtgtgcttctgcAATCCCCCAATAGGCTGAGACCTAATCAGGTCCAGCACATTGACAACCCTAAAAAAAGCACAAAGCACATTAGAGATCATGAGCTCAAGTAGACGGCATACACACCAACTATTGAAAAGTTTATGGGCaaacaaaatgtttatttgttatccagcctattgataatgtcacctagggatgaatggaaaacacaaatacgagcctgatttaaaacttttgtgttcCCAAAGAAGTTTTAGCAGTGAGtgttagtatggtccacttgagcctcattTTTTTAGTTCATAAAGCATTTCTTAGGTTCGTACCCTAAAATGAGGGGGCAAAACGGacgaacaacatggatataaaacacatacggcCCACTACCCTCccacacatcaacacaccacctcTAGCAACCCCACCtgatccggaagcggattgcgagtTCCACCAcgaattatatattttattatatattttatccactctttccatccattttaccgcaTAACTTTGGTGctggaacccaaaaatgaagcatattcaaagctcaaatggaccacaccacagaaataatATGAATTCAAcgttgaattttttttaagggctatggaagtttcggatcaagcttatacttctgttttcacttcatccttgttATTGTGATCTTATggatatgttggatggcaaataaatatcactacggggcctaacaaggtttccaTGGTGGAactcattattcccattgtttcttatgtatggtccagctttggatatgctttgtttTTGAGCTCAACATCTTAAATGagttgtaaaaacggatggatggcgtagataaatcACAtcggatggatggcgtagataaatcACATCGGGCCAGCAGAATTTACTTAGTACGGTAGTAGCACACCGGgcgattagctggtgtaccacacaccacccgagacttgtgtgttgacgtcaccaagttctgttggTCCCATCATGAAGCGTGAGTTATACCAAACCACCCGTCCACTTGGcttgtaaggcttgagccaaaaaataacactgatccaaagatcaattggccCACACTGTAAAAAGCCATGATTGAGACCATTTTCGGGAtaacagaaattttggatcaacatgatatttgtttttccttttcatccagtcTGTCTGACCCTATGAGCAGATTGGATTGagaataaatattatggtgggtcctacggtgagaattattgtccccactgttatttgtggtgccgtccacttgagctttggatatataaCTCAGTTTTTGGATTAAGATTTAAAATAATGTCATTAAATGTattaacagtgtagatataataaatgcatcattgtgaggcccatttaactttgatctcctttgaaccgtttgtacgtatgtgggcctcaccatgacgtatgtattgtatccacgccgtccaggcatttggagagatcattttagggtatgatccaaagaatgaggtagatccaaggctagggtggaccccatcacagaaaacagtgggggagTGTGACTCCCACCTTTAAACCTTCCCaaggtccaccatgttgtttatttgagatccaacctgttcatgtgttgaaagaagggaaaacacaaatattagctagactcattctttgtatcaccCCCTGATATGGACTCTCCAATGTGGATCAagaacatacatcagggtggggcccacagaacttggtgacgttacttcagtagctagtctggcTAGTCaatctgtcagtagctaatccgcttcccataTTCGAACggcacgtacccacaccagctaggttggtggcgtatggtacaccagccaatccgcttcccttgtcGGCCAGCTTAACAGACAGGGTACCCAGATCCAGCTGGTAGTGCCAGGAAGTGGATTGTGTGCCGCAGGGCTTTACCCaaagacggtgtggcccttacaATGGGGACtaacttgatatatgtattctaaatccatgccgtctatctatatTGGCTGATAATTTTAATACATGAAccttaaaatgaagtagatacaattcATAGGTGGACTGTATCATAGGAATCAGTCATGATTGGacgctctaccattaaaaactttctaagatcTACCGCAAtgttttcttaatgtttattttgccatccacatgttgataaggtcacgtaaacctgaataaagggaaaaaatatatatcagcttgatccaaaaccaatgtggcccattaatgattaatcaccaatgtttcttatGGTATAATCTACCTGAGAATTCGATCCGGTTCAGTTTTTGCCATcctacaaaacagatggacggcgtggtagTAGAATATAATGTGGACCGCATAATAAGGGCTTCACTGTCTTGGGTAAGCTCCGGGCCACACCTAACTCTCCCCAGGTGTGCCATAGACACATATAGGCGTGTGTACAGAGAAGGAAGAATCTTTTTTTGGCGGGTTCTTGCTATTTCTTAATGGGGATTTTACAAAATATCGTATTAGTCCTCGTTAACATGGTATTTACAttctcattatttttatttttttaagtttttaataAGCTGTACCATTAATTTAAGTAATCATCCTTTCAATACCTCCACAAGTTGGGTGGCCAACAACATAGGTGGCTAGGGTGCACCCAAGCAACCGTGATGTGTGACGCTCAAATGACTACAGTGCATCACGGTATGTTAGGCCCAGAAACAGTGGATGGAGTGAGCTCACactccaattttttttttcacttaaagTGCCATCTGAATgacagatggacttgattttggaTACCATAACTATATTTTGGTATAGCATTTAATGGTTGAAACAGATCTTATAATATCAATACAGAAGACTTGGTAAAAATCTAATGTTTGGCTAAGGGTATTAGATGCGATCAGGTAGGATAGAATTACATTTGGTCCGTACAAAttgttggctggtgtaccacacactagctatatagctggtgtagaaaCTAGGGccgagttgtacaaatggttcaaaggagatcaaagttatataggccccacgatgatgtatttattatatttacaccggttcatccattttttgagattattttagagcattagaaaagaaaattaaatcattttcaaagctcaaatggaccacaccaaaaatagcaacgaggataatgattttcactgtagggcccactataacatttattttccatccaatctgttaataaggtcataaatacatggatgaaaaggaaaaacaaatttcatatcgatctgaaacttctatgactcccaaaaaggtttcaatggtagacgttcaatcccccattgcttttttggAGTGTGGTTTAATTGatctttaaatctatcttattttttgggtcaagcctcaagatgagctcgccaaatgaatgaatggtttggatataacacataccttataatgggacccataaaacttaCTGTCATcaatacaccagttatatagctggtgtgtagtacacccaCGTTTACATCATTTTGGGAGGACGAGAAAGGTTGGAATTACgtaggatggaattgcatttaatcCCATGCCGGATTTTCATGGATTTTCAAATCCATTACACGTGTGGGCCCGACATTGTGCATGCATTTATCCCTGCTGTCCATCCACATACActatttacacatgacattctggttatatatgtatataagtgaACAACATCCATTGTAAATTTggtctgttgattacaattccatggtccaccaaacataatTTGGCTTAGTCTAATGTTTTCCAATAGCAATAATTTTATCCCAAATATAgaattggatggctaaaataacatggtatttccaaacatgcaattattgtctaatacaattcaataccattttaaTACACAGACCAAATATGCCATAAGGTAGAGACAATTCTCTTCCAAATTTGGCCCTGATCTAAACATGATATAAACATTATGATCGT from Magnolia sinica isolate HGM2019 chromosome 17, MsV1, whole genome shotgun sequence encodes the following:
- the LOC131230701 gene encoding 26S proteasome non-ATPase regulatory subunit 12 homolog A-like is translated as MVRPDLLSQFSFALPSIDAVLQVETFGAMAKTEKIGFILEQVRLCLDRQDYVRAQILSRKINPRVFDADTSKEKKKPKEGDNIVEEAPADIPSLLELKRIYYELMIRYYSHSNDYLEICRSYKSIYEIPSVKDDPSQWIPLLRKICWYLVLSPYDPMQSSLLNSTLEDKNLSEIPNFRVLLKKLITMEVIQWTALWETYKDEFENEKNMLGGSLCDKAVEDLRQRIIEHNILVVSKYYSRITLKRLGALLCLSLQEAEKHLSEMVVSKSLVAKIDRLMGIVCFQVAKDSNDVLNSWAMNLEKLLDLVEKSCHQIHKETMVHKAALKV